Genomic segment of Geminocystis herdmanii PCC 6308:
ATTGTTTAAGTCGAGGGTATCGGGAGGAATTAAACTATTATTTCCTGCATTAATCGCAGGGCTACCTTGATATAAGGCATGGGTTTTGGTTAAACCGCCATAGTTACCTAAAGGGGCAAGACGAATATTATTATTGACAATATCTGTACCCGTACCAATCGTACCACTAGCTCCCCTTAGATCACCGATGAGATTGTTGTTATCTCCATTAATATTACCTGAAACATCAGGATGAATATCAAGATTACTAGGGCTAAGATCTCTGTTTCCTGCAACGATCGTATTTCTTAGGCTAATATTAACACCGCTACGGAAAATTCCTCCTCCATTTCCAGAGCCTGAACTGTTAGCATCAGCGACATTATTAGTGATCGTACTATTAGTAATAATTGTCTCCGTAGAGCTAATGTATAAGCCACCAGCATCCCGATTGCTAGTGTTACCGCTAATGGTAGAGTTTTCAATCAAAACATTTCCATTAAGCCTAAGACCACCACCACCTTCACCAAAAGAGTTCGCAATAACTCGATTATTGCTGATAGTGGAATTAATAATATTAACCGTACTTAGTGCAAATACCCCCCCACCATCAAAGGTTGCAGTATTACCATCGATCGTGGAGGAAAAAACATTGAGAGTTCCATTGTTATTAACACGAACCCCACCTCCAGAAGATTCTGCATAACCGCCGGTAACAGTGACATTTTCCAGGGTGAGAGTAGCATCGTTAAGAACATCAAATACTCGATCTCTTTGACTCAATCCCCTAGCATCAATAGTCGCTGGAGTTTGCCCTGTCCCTTGAGTCCTAACGGTAATATTACCTCGAATATCTAAATCTCCTGTGAGAGCTGAATCTTCATGACTACCATTTTGGGTGAGGGTATAAGTCTGCCCGGGTTGTAAAACAATTACATATTCTACGGCAGGATTGTTATTGGCAAAGATAACCGCATCCCTGAGAGATAAACCATTTTCGGCTGTGCCGTCATTTTGATCAAAGGTAGTGGTGACATTGAGGTTAAAGGTAGCGTTTTCGACATCGATTAATTGCCCGTCAACGGAGACAAAACCCGAATCATCTTTGTTTTGTAAAGTTGTCAGCAATTCTGGAGAAATATCTTCACCTCTAGCTAAGAGAGAAAAAATTGCACCTTCATCTCCGGGGGTATCCACGAGATTGATTTGGGCATCGATAAAGTGTCCATATTCTTCTAACAAGACGTTGCGGATTTTTTTTGGGAATTCAGATTCAACGAGACTAGAAGAAAGATAGATGGTGTTATTCAATGCACTATAAGCACCTTGAGCACCATTAATTTCCGTAGGGGATAAAATTTCGATGGTTGGTAAATTACTGAAATCACCGTTACGCCATGAGGAGAAGATATTATTAGCTATGGCAACGTTATAGTTATCTCCAAAGGCGATGGATAAATTTGTTTCGAGACTTGGATTAAGGGAGGCTTCGAGCAGGAGGGCTTCGGCTTGGGTGAGCGCTTGAGATAGTTGGTTCATGGGGAAAAAATAAATATGTCTGATTTGACTTCTACATACATAAATTTAACACCTTTTCGATCGATCTGACTACTTTTTGGAGTAAAGGTCACGAAATTGTAACAATTGCCCTCACCCCCAGCCCCTCTCCCAAAGGGCGAGGGGAGTTCGATATTTCGATCGATGGGGGAGAGTTCGATCGATTGGGGAGAGTTCGATCGAATCTGACTATAACTAAAATTAAATTATCATCAGGATCGGAAGAATAATTAACATGGGCGATTTCTTCTACAACGATGGCAAAATCATACAAACCACGAATCATTGTCTGCACTTCATCTTTTCTTAAAAAGCGTTGAAGTTTAGGGTATTGAACCACCCTCTCAAATTCCCTAATCTGATAAGTTGAAGTAATCAGACTATAAAGTTTATACTGCCACCATGCTTGATAAAGGATATGGGGTTGTGCTTTTTTGCTGATTAAAGCGGAGATCAGAATATTTGTATCAAGAACGATTCTGTACACGAGTCTCCTTTATGGCTTCATCAATTACACTCATTATTTCTTCTTGAGAATACTCAGCATTTCTTTCCTTAACATTGTTGACAGTTTCTTGAAAGATATAACGTTTTACTGCTTCTTCCACTAAATTAGATAATCCTCCTTTTTTTGCTCCAATAGCACCTAGATAAGCTCTAACAGTTCGATCGGTCTGTTCTGAAATAACTAATGACCAACGAGTCATAATTAACTCCTATGATGATAAACGTATAAACATTATAAAATATTTTGGGAAAAAGTATTTTTTGTTAAGTTAGGGGATACTTTTGGCGTTTGTGTTAGCATAATCAATATAACTAAACTGCTGGTAACTTAAAATTATGGTTTATTTATCAACACCCTTAGAGTTAGAGTTACAACTAAATGATGAGCAATTTTTTGAACTTTGTCACAAGCATAAAGATTTAAGATTTGAACGCAATGCACAGGGAGATTTAATTATTATGCCACCCACGGGAGGATTAACAGGTAATCGTAATGCAGATTTAACCTATCAATTAATTGCTTGGAATCGACAAAAAAAATTAGGTAAAGTGTTTGATTCCTCTACTGGTTTTAAATTACCAAATGGTGCAAATCGATCTCCCGATGCTTCTTTTCTTACTTTAGAAAAATGGCATAATTTAACTCCTTCTCAGCAGGAAAAATTTTTACCTTTAGCACCTGATTTTGTCATTGAACTCAAGTCACCTTCTGATAAACTAACTGATACTCAAAAGAAAATGGAAGAATATATCGATAATGGAGTTAAATTAGGATGGTTAATTAATCCTGAGCAAAAAGAAGTAGAAATATATCGTCAAGGGCAAGAAAAAGATGTTTTAAATAATCCGAAAATTATATCAGGAGAGGATATTCTACCCGATTTTACTTTATATTTAACCGAGATTTTTTAGATCGATCGTACCGCTACACTTTCAATAAAGTTTAATGATAATTTAATTGGAGAGGTCTATAAAATGTAATAATATGGGTTGTTACATAATTTGGAAAAATTGACATTCTTTAGAAAACCTTATAATTTGACAAAAATCATCAAAAAAAGGACATCATAGTAATAGGTGTCACGGTAGAAAATCTTAATTAATGTTTATCCCTAGTCTATCTCTGGTTAGTAGAATTATTCCTCATCAAATGTTTACTAAAATTGTCAGTCTTTGGCAAGAATTAGCAATTAATAATCGTGTTGAGGGAATATATCTTAGTGAAGATAATTTAATTAACTTAGAAATAGAGAATCTCAGTCAAGAAAAACAGTCTTTTCATAGTTTTCAATTATTTTTAGCGGATAATATCCAAGCATTATTATTAGTTGAAAAAAAAATCAACGATTTATACTATCAAATTACTATTACTTTTGACTGTCAAGAAATTGTAGATTTTATAGAACTTATTAACCCTAGAATTGATTCAGAAAATCTTACTCAAATTAACTCAATTTTATCTTACTCCACCAATAAAGATAATCCTGATCAACATTTTATCTTTACTTTGATGAAAATATTAACTGAACCGTTGATGTTTCAAGATAATTATTTGAATGATTATTCTCAACATCAAGCTATTGAAGTTATTTTAAGAAATCGCATTGAGCAAGAAAGAATTTTACATCAAGTAACCCAACAAATTCAACAAGATTTAGATTTGTTAGTGATTGTAAAAATGACGATCGAACAGGTACAATCATTATTGCAAATCGATCGACTTTTAATCTATCAATTAAGAGTACCAATAAAAGACAAATCATCGGAAGAAATAACCTATATTGATACCGTCACCTATGAAGCTAAAGCCTCTAGTGTGATTCCTTCCGTCTTAAATTTTCAAGAAGAAAGTTGCTTTAATAATATCAAAGATTCAGAGAAAAAATATCTTGAGGGTTTTTATTTAGCGATAGAAGACGTTAATTATAGTAATCTGAATCCTTGTTTAAAAGAATCAATGCGAAAATTAGGGGTGAAAGCAAAAATTGCCATGCCCATTATTGTTAAAAATAAATTATGGGGAATATTAATTGCCCATCAATGTTTTAGTGTGAGAAAATGGAAAAGTAATGAAATTAATTTCTTAAAAAGTATTACAGAATATTTAGCCGTTGCTATTTATCAATATAACTCTTATCATACCCTAGAAGAACAAAAAAAATTACTAGAAAAACAAGTAGCTAAAAAAGCAAAACAATTGCAAGATGCTTTACTTGTCGCCCAAATTGCTAACCAATCAAAAACAGAATTTTTAGGCAGTATTAGTCATGAATTAAGAACTCCTTTAACTTGTGTTATTGGATTATCTGGTACTTTGTTACATTGGTCAAAAGATGTCAAAAATAATCTATCATTAGAACAACAAATAAGATACTTAAAAATTATTCAAGATAGTGGTAGAAATTTATTACAATTAATCAATAATATCTTAGATTTTGCTGATATTGAAGCGGGAAAATCTCTCTTATATATGGAAGATATATCTTTAGAAAATTTAAGCAAAATGGTATATTTATCCGCCTTAGAAATTTCTCAAAATCAAGGAATTAAAATTAAATTAGATTATCATATAACTAAAGATTTAGATTTATTTTATTGCGATGGAGAAAGGCTATACCAAATACTTTTAAATTTAGTCGATAATGCCATCAAATTTACTCCCTTTGGAGGAGAAGTTACCATTACAATGAGACGAAATAAAACTCAAGCTATCTTTCAAATAGAAGATACTGGTATCGGTATTAATAAAGAACAAATACCCTTATTATTTACTAAGTTTCAACAACTAGAAAATTATCGTACTCGCACTCATTCAGGTACGGGATTAGGATTAGCTTTAACGAAACATTTAGTAGAATTACATGGAGGAATTATTGAGGTAAAGTCTATTATTGATAAGGGTTCAATTTTTACGGTTTCTTTACCAAATTCGTCTCCTACTTTTAGTATAAAATCTAAGATTAATGAAGAAGAAATTAAAGAAGTTTCTGGTTTAAAGATTAACAAAACTATTGTTATTATCTGCGAAGATGATGAAATAGGAACTTTTTTATGTCAATTATTAACGGCGGCTGATTATCAAATTATTTGGTTAGTAGATGTTTATGAGGCTATTCATCGTATTCGATTAATTAACCCTTCGATCGTAATTTTAGAGCAAAATAAAGAGGCATCTTTAGATATTTGTAAAACGATGAAATCTGAAAGTAAAGATAATTTATATCTAATGGTAATCAAAGATGAAATAAGTGGTAGCGAATGGGAAAATTTATCTAATTTTGGAGTGGACGAATATTTATTAACACCATTACAACCAAAAATTTTACTGCGAAAAATAGCTAAAATCATCAATACTTAGGAGTATCGTCAATTCTTAAGTATTAATGATTATATTTTTTTAGCTACACAACTCTAATAAATAAAGCCCTCAAATTCTAATTCTTCAATCATCTGTAAACCACGAGGATCACCTAATTTTAGTAACGCCATTTTAGCATCTTCTTTGACTCCTAAGTCCTCATCTTCTACTAAGGCTTCAATCAGGGCATCAATGGCAGTAGCATAAACAACATTGTATGGTAATTCTCGGCACAATTTGCCGATCGTCCAGGCGGAGTTACTACGAACTGCGGCAATTTTATCTTTTCTTAAAGCTCGGATGACAAGGGGAATAGCGGTAATAGTATCTTCATAATTTAATTTAGCTATATTTGCAATACTGCTTACAGCCCACAAACGAACTGCACCTATCTCATTTTTCAGAGCTTTGAGTAGAGGTTGAAAGGCACGTCGATCGGCACTATTACCCAAAGACCATACAACACCTTTACGCACATAACCATTAAAATCATTATTGAGAGTATGAATTAAAGGTTCAACGGCACTAGGGCTAGTATTACGTCCCAAACCATAGGCGGCACTTACCCTAATTAAAGGGCAATGATTTGACAATTGCTCAATTAGAATCGGGATAGCACGGGCATCAGTAATTTCACAAAAAGCCTGTAGAGCTTCAATTAGTTCCTGTTTGTTCTCACTTTGAAGCAACTTTAACATTACTTCAGGATCAGGAGCAGGAGTGGTCTCCTCCTCAATCAGATCTAAAGGATCAAGGGAAGAATCAAAATCAATGGCGGTTTGACTTAAACTTGGATCATTCATATAAAATAATGATACATGAACATTGAACAATTAGGAATGAGAAATTTATTCACATCGTTTGCTAAGTATAATTCCTAATGCTTCCTGTCTTCCAAGTCATTTCTCTATTTTTATGATTCACTCAGGTAGAGTTGGTGGGTAAGCCCTCTAAATACCTTTATGGATTCTTCCTTCCTTTATAGATTCCGATAACATAACCGATGACACCAGCACCAAGTGCCGCTTGAGTTGCGAACAAAAGGCTTTCAATTTCACCACTAGCAGGTTCAAAAAAAGGTTCAAACCAAGGCTCGTAATTAGGTTGTATTTCTGTAATTAATTCCTCTGCTTGTCCATCTGCACCCTCAAAATCGCCTTTAACAAAGATTAAGGGTAAAACTGTGAGCATAGTTACGAATAAAATTAGCCACCAATTTCCTTGTTTCTCTTTTTTAGTAGATGCGGTTATTTCTTTACTTGTCATAATTAAAATTATCCTTCTTGGGGTTTTAATAGTTTTAACATTTGTAACTCATTTACTGCATAAGATTGCAACCAATTCCAAACTAAGACGGTTAAGAAACCTTCAGTGATGGCAAGGGGAATTTGAGTAATGGCAAAAATACTGGCAAATTTTAGAAATGAAGCCATAACACCACCATCAGCTGATGGGAATACGATCGAAAGTTGAATAGAAGTCACAAGATAAGTAGCTAAATTTCCTAGAGATGCACCCAAGAAGATACCTAATTTTTGTTTGCCAATCTTCACGCAAAATTTATACACTATAAATGCAACCCAAGAACCTACGATCGCCATGGAAAAGATATTAGCGCCCAAAGTCGTTAAACCACCATGAGCTAATAGTACTGCTTGAAATAGTAATACCAAACTACCTAACACAGCCATCACCGAAGGACCAAATAAAATAGCGCCTAATCCTGTACCAGTAGGATGAGAGCAACTTCCCGTCACGGAGGGGATTTTCAAAGCCGATAAGACGAAACCAAATGCGCCTGATAAAGCTAATAGTAGTTTCAATTCGGGATTATCTTTAGTAATACGAGAAAGAGATTTGAACCCCAAGATTAAAAAAGGTAGGGTAACAACCCACCAAAAAAGAGCCCATTTTACAGGCAAAAAACCCTCCGCAATGTGCATCGCATGGGCTGGAGTCGGGGAAAAAATAATGATAAAGCTACTTAAACCTGCTATTAATCCTAAGCAGATTCGCTTTTTTAACCGTGTATTCATACTGTACCTCGCAGATTAATACTTTTTTAATTTTGTATGGACAGGTATTCTGACTTATGAAAAAAAACTTTCCAATTACAGTTGCGGGACAGTGATAGATTTTCACTACTCTTTCCCTGTTTTCTCTTACGACTGTTTCCCGTAAGAACCGATACTGAAATTATGACTATATCATATTTAAGGGAATAGTGAACAATGAATATTAAAACTATTTTTGATTTTGTCGATCGTTTAAATATTATCATTTTTTAGAGACGTAAAATTTTACGTCTCTATGGAAAGTCGATGTCTATTAGTTAACTAATTTTGTGGTTTTATTTCTGTGGATAATTCATAAAAATTAGTTTCGGGGGGAGAAGCAAATAGATGTTTCATTTCCGCAAAAATCTTTTCATGGGTTTCGTTTTGATTTTCTTCCATATCCTCCAATTTTTCCCACAATATCACTGCTATTCCTTCATCAGTGTTGGGTTTTTGTAATAAATAA
This window contains:
- a CDS encoding choice-of-anchor Q domain-containing protein translates to MNQLSQALTQAEALLLEASLNPSLETNLSIAFGDNYNVAIANNIFSSWRNGDFSNLPTIEILSPTEINGAQGAYSALNNTIYLSSSLVESEFPKKIRNVLLEEYGHFIDAQINLVDTPGDEGAIFSLLARGEDISPELLTTLQNKDDSGFVSVDGQLIDVENATFNLNVTTTFDQNDGTAENGLSLRDAVIFANNNPAVEYVIVLQPGQTYTLTQNGSHEDSALTGDLDIRGNITVRTQGTGQTPATIDARGLSQRDRVFDVLNDATLTLENVTVTGGYAESSGGGVRVNNNGTLNVFSSTIDGNTATFDGGGVFALSTVNIINSTISNNRVIANSFGEGGGGLRLNGNVLIENSTISGNTSNRDAGGLYISSTETIITNSTITNNVADANSSGSGNGGGIFRSGVNISLRNTIVAGNRDLSPSNLDIHPDVSGNINGDNNNLIGDLRGASGTIGTGTDIVNNNIRLAPLGNYGGLTKTHALYQGSPAINAGNNSLIPPDTLDLNNNGITDEFATFDQRGASFSRIIDGTVDIGAFEGVLPPPTFNVPIYRFQNRSVPGTYLFVGEEERRSVKANYPNFVEEGFAFNVANSGGDGLIALNRFQNSSVPGTYLFAGEAESIVIRQNFRNFVEEGVAFYVHAPGSGQGTTYNRFQNLNLPGTYLFAGPEETASITQNFPSFVNEGIAFGAG
- a CDS encoding putative toxin-antitoxin system toxin component, PIN family, which gives rise to MYRIVLDTNILISALISKKAQPHILYQAWWQYKLYSLITSTYQIREFERVVQYPKLQRFLRKDEVQTMIRGLYDFAIVVEEIAHVNYSSDPDDNLILVIVRFDRTLPNRSNSPPSIEISNSPRPLGEGLGVRAIVTIS
- a CDS encoding ribbon-helix-helix domain-containing protein; the protein is MTRWSLVISEQTDRTVRAYLGAIGAKKGGLSNLVEEAVKRYIFQETVNNVKERNAEYSQEEIMSVIDEAIKETRVQNRS
- a CDS encoding Uma2 family endonuclease, with translation MVYLSTPLELELQLNDEQFFELCHKHKDLRFERNAQGDLIIMPPTGGLTGNRNADLTYQLIAWNRQKKLGKVFDSSTGFKLPNGANRSPDASFLTLEKWHNLTPSQQEKFLPLAPDFVIELKSPSDKLTDTQKKMEEYIDNGVKLGWLINPEQKEVEIYRQGQEKDVLNNPKIISGEDILPDFTLYLTEIF
- a CDS encoding ATP-binding protein; the protein is MFTKIVSLWQELAINNRVEGIYLSEDNLINLEIENLSQEKQSFHSFQLFLADNIQALLLVEKKINDLYYQITITFDCQEIVDFIELINPRIDSENLTQINSILSYSTNKDNPDQHFIFTLMKILTEPLMFQDNYLNDYSQHQAIEVILRNRIEQERILHQVTQQIQQDLDLLVIVKMTIEQVQSLLQIDRLLIYQLRVPIKDKSSEEITYIDTVTYEAKASSVIPSVLNFQEESCFNNIKDSEKKYLEGFYLAIEDVNYSNLNPCLKESMRKLGVKAKIAMPIIVKNKLWGILIAHQCFSVRKWKSNEINFLKSITEYLAVAIYQYNSYHTLEEQKKLLEKQVAKKAKQLQDALLVAQIANQSKTEFLGSISHELRTPLTCVIGLSGTLLHWSKDVKNNLSLEQQIRYLKIIQDSGRNLLQLINNILDFADIEAGKSLLYMEDISLENLSKMVYLSALEISQNQGIKIKLDYHITKDLDLFYCDGERLYQILLNLVDNAIKFTPFGGEVTITMRRNKTQAIFQIEDTGIGINKEQIPLLFTKFQQLENYRTRTHSGTGLGLALTKHLVELHGGIIEVKSIIDKGSIFTVSLPNSSPTFSIKSKINEEEIKEVSGLKINKTIVIICEDDEIGTFLCQLLTAADYQIIWLVDVYEAIHRIRLINPSIVILEQNKEASLDICKTMKSESKDNLYLMVIKDEISGSEWENLSNFGVDEYLLTPLQPKILLRKIAKIINT
- a CDS encoding HEAT repeat domain-containing protein, which gives rise to MNDPSLSQTAIDFDSSLDPLDLIEEETTPAPDPEVMLKLLQSENKQELIEALQAFCEITDARAIPILIEQLSNHCPLIRVSAAYGLGRNTSPSAVEPLIHTLNNDFNGYVRKGVVWSLGNSADRRAFQPLLKALKNEIGAVRLWAVSSIANIAKLNYEDTITAIPLVIRALRKDKIAAVRSNSAWTIGKLCRELPYNVVYATAIDALIEALVEDEDLGVKEDAKMALLKLGDPRGLQMIEELEFEGFIY
- a CDS encoding energy-coupling factor ABC transporter substrate-binding protein, with the translated sequence MTSKEITASTKKEKQGNWWLILFVTMLTVLPLIFVKGDFEGADGQAEELITEIQPNYEPWFEPFFEPASGEIESLLFATQAALGAGVIGYVIGIYKGRKNP
- a CDS encoding energy-coupling factor ABC transporter permease, with product MNTRLKKRICLGLIAGLSSFIIIFSPTPAHAMHIAEGFLPVKWALFWWVVTLPFLILGFKSLSRITKDNPELKLLLALSGAFGFVLSALKIPSVTGSCSHPTGTGLGAILFGPSVMAVLGSLVLLFQAVLLAHGGLTTLGANIFSMAIVGSWVAFIVYKFCVKIGKQKLGIFLGASLGNLATYLVTSIQLSIVFPSADGGVMASFLKFASIFAITQIPLAITEGFLTVLVWNWLQSYAVNELQMLKLLKPQEG
- a CDS encoding antibiotic biosynthesis monooxygenase family protein; the protein is MQEFSDFLRHNYAYVAIATFKAGKFPEAQRLFEEAVKTYSKGFKGAYLLQKPNTDEGIAVILWEKLEDMEENQNETHEKIFAEMKHLFASPPETNFYELSTEIKPQN